A part of Myxococcus landrumus genomic DNA contains:
- a CDS encoding M1 family aminopeptidase gives MRTLLPCLVSWCVLVGLDARGEVLPEVQLSLQHLKPAERERAAKALGPLDELPRYRVQLDVDPVAREAKGRVQIEVLAKDKPLTELYLRLTPNARNSRRVVLSDARLGREPIVLEQLEPSLYRHRLTEPVPPGAAAVLDVAVRAVVPKGEKSGGMLLGGGGKGAGGDHGAFSATEDFVSLVGVIPQVPPLDDKGRPWAGPQGIGDLALYAPSHVLASILVPSGWVVHTTGAAMGEVPERDGRVRFSFAAGAVRDFPILVSKGYEVATATVNGVTVESHFAAGDREVGERVLKYATSALAEFERRLGPLPYTHFRVVEAPLTGGAGGMEFPGLITVASSLYRGVEDPFSLVGDQVNVAQLKEVLEALGPAGNAPFAQLTKTLERALEFTVAHEVAHQYFAGLVGSDPIQSPVVDESLAQYAALLYIEWKHGKAVAESVRRDVLVSTYHMYRMSGGEDGRADRPVGDFDGETEYGALVYSKAPLLHHASRKLVGDTAFFQGLRSYVDTYRFKWTCKECFTQELAKASPSNAKALARLRVRWWQEAHGDDDLGLPDLDSVMGTLGAGSGLGVDGLDPQAKELLETLLPSLLGQ, from the coding sequence ATGCGGACGCTCCTGCCTTGCCTGGTGTCGTGGTGCGTGCTCGTCGGGCTGGATGCCCGCGGCGAGGTTCTCCCCGAGGTGCAGTTGAGTCTTCAGCACCTCAAGCCCGCGGAGCGGGAGCGGGCCGCGAAGGCCTTGGGTCCGCTGGACGAGCTGCCTCGCTACCGGGTGCAACTGGACGTGGACCCCGTCGCGCGCGAGGCCAAGGGTCGCGTCCAGATAGAGGTGCTGGCCAAGGACAAGCCGCTCACGGAGCTGTACCTGCGGCTCACGCCCAATGCGCGGAACAGCAGGCGGGTGGTGCTGTCCGACGCGCGGCTGGGGCGCGAGCCCATCGTCCTGGAGCAACTGGAGCCCTCGCTCTATCGGCACCGCCTCACGGAGCCGGTGCCGCCGGGCGCGGCGGCGGTGCTCGACGTCGCCGTGCGCGCGGTGGTGCCCAAGGGAGAGAAGTCGGGAGGGATGCTCCTGGGCGGAGGTGGGAAGGGGGCTGGCGGGGACCACGGCGCCTTCTCGGCCACGGAGGACTTCGTCAGCCTGGTGGGCGTCATCCCGCAGGTGCCTCCGCTGGATGACAAGGGGCGGCCCTGGGCGGGCCCGCAGGGCATTGGCGACCTGGCGTTGTATGCGCCCTCACATGTGCTGGCCTCCATCCTCGTGCCCTCGGGCTGGGTGGTGCACACCACGGGCGCGGCGATGGGCGAGGTTCCCGAGCGCGATGGCCGCGTGCGCTTCTCGTTCGCCGCGGGAGCGGTGCGCGACTTCCCCATCCTCGTCTCGAAGGGCTACGAGGTGGCCACGGCCACGGTGAATGGCGTCACGGTGGAGAGCCACTTCGCGGCGGGGGACCGCGAGGTGGGCGAGCGCGTGTTGAAGTACGCCACGTCCGCGCTGGCGGAGTTCGAGAGGCGACTCGGGCCGCTGCCGTACACGCACTTCCGCGTGGTGGAGGCGCCGCTGACGGGTGGGGCGGGGGGCATGGAGTTCCCTGGACTCATCACCGTGGCGAGCTCGCTGTATCGCGGCGTGGAGGACCCGTTCAGCCTGGTGGGCGACCAGGTGAATGTGGCGCAGTTGAAGGAGGTGCTCGAGGCGCTCGGGCCCGCGGGCAACGCGCCCTTCGCGCAGCTCACCAAGACGCTGGAGCGCGCGCTGGAGTTCACCGTCGCGCACGAGGTGGCGCACCAGTACTTCGCGGGCCTCGTGGGCTCGGACCCGATTCAATCGCCCGTGGTGGACGAGTCGCTGGCCCAGTACGCGGCGCTGCTCTACATCGAGTGGAAGCACGGCAAGGCCGTGGCCGAGTCGGTGCGGCGCGACGTCCTGGTCTCGACGTACCACATGTACCGGATGTCGGGCGGCGAGGACGGCCGCGCGGACCGGCCCGTGGGGGACTTCGACGGAGAGACGGAATACGGCGCGCTCGTCTACTCCAAGGCGCCGCTGCTGCATCACGCCTCACGCAAGCTGGTGGGCGACACCGCCTTCTTCCAGGGGCTGCGCTCCTACGTCGACACATACCGCTTCAAGTGGACGTGCAAGGAGTGCTTCACGCAGGAGCTGGCAAAGGCGAGTCCCTCGAATGCGAAGGCCCTGGCGCGCCTGCGCGTGCGCTGGTGGCAGGAGGCCCATGGAGATGATGACCTGGGCCTGCCTGACCTGGACTCGGTGATGGGCACGCTGGGCGCGGGCAGTGGCTTGGGGGTGGACGGGTTGGACCCGCAAGCCAAGGAGCTGCTGGAGACGCTGCTGCCCTCGCTGTTGGGACAGTGA
- a CDS encoding FYDLN acid domain-containing protein: MSAKDLGSKFVCFKCQTKFYDMKKPDPLCPKCGADQRESPALKPQPEGRRGRLAAPKVIEPIEPEEPAPSNDEEEEDLDSFDDDESAAAETEEDET, from the coding sequence GAAGGACCTCGGATCGAAATTCGTCTGCTTCAAGTGCCAGACGAAGTTCTACGACATGAAGAAGCCTGACCCGCTGTGCCCCAAGTGTGGCGCGGACCAGCGGGAAAGCCCTGCCCTCAAGCCGCAGCCGGAGGGCCGTCGCGGCCGTCTGGCCGCTCCCAAGGTCATCGAGCCTATCGAGCCTGAGGAGCCAGCGCCCAGCAACGACGAGGAGGAGGAAGACCTCGACTCGTTCGATGATGACGAGAGCGCGGCCGCTGAGACCGAAGAAGACGAAACCTAG
- a CDS encoding PEGA domain-containing protein produces MFSLVVVLAAPSSAFAQDDLLAPLTPSKSAKPKAGKTKVVKKKKAEKVTKKPSRTKSGATAKGTRKQNTPPPDDSLLAPLAPVKTELAVFIAGNVRGARWTLDGREMGTLTSAPVPLTVTPGEHTVVVRKAGYAEYSRRLDAKEGSQAEVKVSLDATMGFARVLADVAGTVVVVDGVEVGTVPLSDLMLRPGSREIEFRAEGYKSDVHNINVLAGTTYEVTGRMRPAVDTTTVASATPRTDTPRSTVLDPSRTAVDETSPALAFNDEGIPDDPEVEGSSNPWYGRWYVWAGVGAVLAAGAVGAVMATQDPTLKSPNPRTLCNNAECDAYLKGANKGGGAGVFRTPTVGGVSF; encoded by the coding sequence ATGTTTTCCTTGGTGGTCGTTCTGGCGGCTCCGTCCTCCGCGTTCGCGCAGGATGACTTGCTGGCTCCCCTCACGCCGTCGAAGTCCGCGAAGCCCAAGGCGGGCAAGACGAAGGTGGTGAAGAAGAAGAAAGCCGAGAAGGTGACGAAGAAGCCCTCTCGCACCAAGTCGGGAGCCACTGCGAAGGGCACGCGGAAGCAGAACACGCCGCCCCCCGACGACAGCCTGCTCGCGCCGCTGGCGCCCGTGAAGACGGAGCTCGCGGTGTTCATCGCCGGCAACGTTCGCGGCGCGCGGTGGACGCTGGATGGCCGCGAGATGGGCACGCTGACGTCCGCGCCGGTCCCGCTGACCGTGACGCCGGGCGAGCACACCGTCGTGGTCCGCAAGGCGGGCTACGCGGAGTACTCGCGGCGGCTCGACGCGAAGGAGGGCTCGCAGGCGGAGGTGAAGGTCTCGCTGGATGCCACCATGGGCTTCGCGCGAGTGCTGGCCGACGTGGCGGGCACTGTCGTCGTGGTCGACGGCGTCGAGGTGGGCACGGTGCCGCTGAGCGACCTCATGCTCCGCCCTGGCTCGCGTGAGATTGAGTTCCGCGCCGAGGGCTACAAGTCGGACGTCCACAACATCAACGTGCTGGCGGGGACGACCTACGAAGTGACGGGCCGGATGCGGCCGGCGGTGGATACGACGACGGTGGCCAGCGCCACGCCGCGCACGGACACGCCGCGGAGCACGGTGTTGGACCCGTCCAGGACCGCGGTGGACGAGACGTCGCCCGCGCTGGCGTTCAACGACGAAGGCATCCCGGACGACCCGGAAGTGGAGGGCTCCAGCAATCCTTGGTACGGCCGTTGGTACGTCTGGGCCGGCGTGGGCGCGGTGCTGGCGGCGGGCGCGGTGGGCGCGGTGATGGCCACGCAGGACCCGACCCTCAAGTCGCCCAACCCCCGTACGCTGTGCAACAACGCCGAGTGTGACGCCTACCTGAAGGGCGCGAACAAGGGCGGTGGCGCGGGTGTCTTCCGGACTCCGACCGTGGGTGGCGTGAGCTTCTGA
- the ftsY gene encoding signal recognition particle-docking protein FtsY has translation MKTPNALDALAAQVPPAPSPAPSGETTQPGTGTPPSDGFSATDAVGIGGAALFVLLMVLAARKLFFRKRAPEPGKKPGAPPVPEQRPELPAARPELRVELPPSEKEAARLREVDEAHARAQELARQREEAARAARSSTDASERTRLEEQARALKEREEDEKRAEYRAKKAADEEARERRKREQAEAQRLMDEQRAQEAAAVEEARRAEEATARAKVDAEAGRTLSQGLDKTRSQGFMARLNGLFGQQRQVDESVLAELEEILFTADIGVRTASNLVEVAREKLKRSELKDSERIKDLIRTEVARIVDLPVPRTLEGGGPPHVVMVVGVNGAGKTTTIGKLAAKLTSEGKKVVLAAGDTFRAAATEQLDVWAERAKAQLVKGVEGGDPGSVIFDAVKKAQAEGADVVIADTAGRLHTKAPLMEELKKVKRVMDKAMPGTPHEVLLVLDSTNGQNAIQQAKQFHEAVGVTAIALTKLDGTAKGGVIIGICDELKLPVLWVGVGEKVADLRRFEPREFVEALFE, from the coding sequence ATGAAGACGCCCAACGCCCTCGACGCCCTGGCCGCGCAGGTGCCGCCCGCCCCCTCCCCCGCCCCCAGCGGGGAAACCACGCAGCCTGGGACGGGCACGCCCCCCTCGGACGGCTTCTCCGCGACCGACGCGGTGGGCATTGGCGGAGCCGCCCTCTTCGTCCTGCTGATGGTGCTCGCGGCCCGCAAGCTCTTCTTCCGCAAGCGCGCCCCCGAGCCCGGCAAGAAGCCGGGCGCCCCCCCCGTCCCCGAGCAGCGGCCCGAGCTTCCCGCCGCGCGCCCCGAGCTGCGCGTGGAACTCCCGCCCTCGGAGAAGGAGGCCGCCCGGCTGCGGGAGGTGGACGAGGCGCACGCCCGCGCCCAGGAGCTGGCCCGCCAGCGCGAGGAGGCCGCCCGCGCCGCCCGGTCCAGCACCGACGCCAGCGAGCGCACCCGGCTGGAGGAGCAGGCCCGAGCCCTCAAGGAGCGCGAGGAGGACGAGAAGCGCGCCGAGTACCGCGCGAAGAAGGCCGCCGACGAGGAGGCCCGGGAGCGGCGCAAGCGCGAGCAGGCCGAGGCGCAGCGGCTCATGGACGAGCAGCGCGCCCAGGAGGCCGCCGCCGTCGAGGAGGCTCGCCGCGCGGAGGAGGCCACGGCTCGCGCCAAGGTCGACGCGGAAGCCGGACGCACGCTGTCGCAGGGCCTGGACAAGACGCGGAGCCAGGGCTTCATGGCCCGCCTCAACGGCCTGTTCGGCCAGCAGCGCCAGGTGGACGAGTCCGTGCTGGCGGAGCTGGAGGAGATTCTCTTCACGGCGGACATCGGCGTGCGCACCGCGAGCAACCTCGTCGAGGTGGCGCGAGAGAAGCTCAAGCGCAGCGAGCTGAAGGACTCCGAGCGCATCAAGGACCTCATCCGCACGGAGGTCGCGCGCATCGTCGACCTGCCGGTGCCCCGCACGCTGGAGGGCGGAGGTCCTCCGCACGTCGTCATGGTGGTGGGCGTCAACGGCGCCGGGAAGACGACGACCATCGGCAAGCTGGCCGCGAAGCTCACCAGCGAGGGGAAGAAGGTGGTGCTGGCCGCGGGTGACACCTTCCGCGCCGCCGCCACCGAGCAGCTCGACGTCTGGGCGGAGCGCGCGAAGGCGCAGCTCGTGAAGGGCGTCGAGGGCGGAGACCCTGGCTCCGTCATCTTCGATGCGGTGAAGAAGGCCCAGGCAGAGGGCGCGGACGTGGTCATCGCCGACACGGCCGGCCGGCTCCACACCAAGGCCCCGCTCATGGAGGAGCTGAAGAAGGTCAAGCGCGTCATGGACAAGGCCATGCCGGGCACGCCTCACGAGGTGTTGCTCGTGCTGGACTCCACCAACGGGCAGAACGCGATTCAGCAGGCCAAGCAGTTCCACGAGGCCGTGGGCGTCACCGCCATCGCGCTGACGAAGCTGGACGGCACCGCCAAGGGCGGCGTCATCATCGGCATCTGCGACGAGCTGAAGCTCCCCGTCCTCTGGGTCGGCGTGGGCGAGAAGGTCGCGGACCTGCGCCGCTTCGAGCCGCGCGAGTTCGTCGAGGCCCTCTTCGAGTAA
- a CDS encoding cellulose synthase family protein encodes MTTVEIIFLGVYFSVLCVLAVYGSHRYRMAFLYYRHKFKLPTPKSPLKELPRVTIQLPIFNEMYVVERLVESVCRIDYPRELLEIQVLDDSTDETCGIARACVERHRQKGHDIVYIHRVNREGFKAGALENGLKTARGEYVAVFDADFVPSPDFLLRTVPFFSDAKVGMVQVRWGHLNREFSILTQAQSIFLDGHFIIEHTARNRSGCFFNFNGTAGIWRRDTIADAGGWQHDTLTEDLDLSYRAQLKGWQFVFLPEVISPAEVPVDMNAFKSQQHRWAKGSIQTAKKLLPTILKSHLPLAVKREAFFHLTNNMAYLLMVLLSVLMPISMVVRFQHGLYGTLFLDLPFFVSATASVCFFYVAAQRERGVTGWERVKYLPFLMSLGIGLAINNAKAVAEALLNQQSGFARTPKTGAEGKKVKAVKKTYRGSKTLMPVVELLFAAYFTGALWFAIDARIYTSVPFIVLFQAGFLYVGISSLLQGFAGRMKISDAGAAVNPADEQARRAA; translated from the coding sequence ATGACCACCGTTGAGATCATCTTCCTGGGCGTCTATTTCAGCGTCCTGTGCGTGCTGGCGGTCTACGGCTCGCACAGGTACCGGATGGCGTTCCTTTACTACCGGCACAAGTTCAAGCTGCCGACGCCCAAGAGCCCTCTGAAGGAGCTTCCTCGCGTCACCATCCAGCTGCCCATCTTCAATGAGATGTACGTGGTGGAGCGGCTGGTGGAGTCGGTGTGCCGCATCGACTATCCGCGCGAGCTTCTGGAAATCCAGGTCCTCGACGATTCGACGGACGAGACGTGCGGCATCGCGCGTGCGTGCGTGGAGCGTCACCGTCAGAAGGGCCACGACATCGTCTACATCCACCGCGTCAACCGCGAGGGCTTCAAGGCGGGCGCGCTGGAGAACGGCCTGAAGACGGCGCGCGGCGAGTACGTCGCGGTGTTCGACGCGGACTTCGTTCCGAGCCCTGACTTCCTGCTGCGCACGGTGCCGTTCTTCTCCGACGCGAAGGTGGGCATGGTGCAGGTGCGCTGGGGCCACCTCAATCGTGAGTTCTCCATCCTCACGCAGGCCCAGAGCATCTTCCTGGACGGCCACTTCATCATCGAGCACACGGCGCGCAACCGCTCCGGCTGCTTCTTCAACTTCAACGGCACCGCGGGCATCTGGCGCCGCGACACCATCGCCGACGCGGGTGGCTGGCAGCACGACACGCTGACCGAGGACCTGGACCTGAGCTACCGCGCCCAGCTCAAGGGCTGGCAGTTCGTGTTCCTCCCGGAGGTCATCTCTCCGGCCGAGGTGCCGGTGGACATGAACGCCTTCAAGAGCCAGCAGCACCGCTGGGCGAAGGGCTCCATCCAGACGGCGAAGAAGCTCCTGCCCACCATCCTCAAGAGCCACCTGCCGCTGGCCGTCAAGCGCGAGGCGTTCTTCCACCTCACCAACAACATGGCGTACCTGTTGATGGTGCTCCTGTCGGTGCTGATGCCCATCAGCATGGTGGTGCGCTTCCAGCACGGCCTGTACGGCACGCTCTTCCTGGACCTGCCCTTCTTCGTTTCCGCGACGGCCAGCGTGTGCTTCTTCTACGTGGCCGCGCAGCGGGAGCGGGGCGTGACGGGCTGGGAGCGGGTGAAGTACCTGCCGTTCCTGATGAGCCTGGGCATCGGCCTGGCCATCAACAACGCCAAGGCGGTGGCGGAGGCGCTGCTCAACCAGCAGTCGGGCTTCGCTCGCACGCCGAAGACGGGCGCCGAGGGCAAGAAGGTCAAGGCGGTGAAGAAGACGTACCGCGGCAGCAAGACGCTGATGCCGGTGGTGGAGCTGCTCTTCGCGGCGTACTTCACCGGGGCGCTGTGGTTCGCCATCGACGCGCGCATCTACACGTCGGTGCCCTTCATCGTCCTGTTCCAGGCGGGCTTCCTCTACGTGGGCATCTCCAGCCTGCTGCAGGGGTTCGCTGGCCGCATGAAGATCTCCGACGCGGGGGCCGCGGTGAACCCCGCCGACGAGCAGGCCCGTCGCGCGGCCTGA
- a CDS encoding zinc ribbon domain-containing protein, with product MREKLKALAELQNVDLEVASLRKAADVHPRQIAELERELGVARSAIEAERARVADKERQKTQLEQNIVDEKDKVKKWEARLSEQRSTREYSALAREIDIAKKANLTMAEEQVELTKQLGLDREALKGKEADFATKQQGLSARMGELRGKLGEAEAQVKSLEGRRAGVAASVDATLLRRYDVVRKKKLPALVGVVAGTCQGCNMNVPPQLYNNLRTSLGTDICPSCNRIIYAVEALQETPAAAK from the coding sequence TTGCGGGAGAAATTGAAGGCGCTGGCGGAGCTTCAGAATGTGGACCTGGAGGTCGCATCGCTCCGGAAGGCCGCGGATGTCCACCCCCGTCAGATTGCCGAGCTGGAGCGGGAGCTGGGTGTGGCTCGCAGCGCCATCGAGGCTGAGCGCGCGCGGGTCGCCGACAAAGAGCGGCAGAAGACGCAGCTCGAGCAGAACATCGTCGACGAGAAGGACAAGGTGAAGAAGTGGGAGGCGCGCCTGAGCGAACAGCGCTCCACCCGCGAGTACTCCGCCCTGGCTCGCGAAATCGATATCGCCAAGAAGGCCAACCTGACGATGGCCGAGGAACAGGTGGAGCTGACGAAACAGCTCGGCCTGGACCGCGAAGCCCTCAAGGGGAAGGAAGCCGACTTCGCGACGAAGCAGCAGGGCCTGTCCGCACGGATGGGTGAGCTGCGCGGGAAGCTGGGTGAGGCCGAGGCGCAGGTGAAGTCGCTTGAGGGCCGTCGCGCGGGTGTGGCGGCAAGCGTGGATGCCACGCTGCTGCGGCGCTACGACGTGGTGCGGAAGAAGAAGCTTCCCGCACTGGTCGGCGTGGTTGCGGGCACCTGCCAGGGCTGCAACATGAACGTGCCTCCGCAGCTCTACAACAATCTGCGCACGTCGCTTGGCACCGACATCTGCCCGTCCTGCAACCGCATCATCTACGCGGTGGAAGCACTCCAGGAAACTCCCGCGGCCGCGAAGTAG
- a CDS encoding ribonuclease HI family protein, which yields MPPPSIVDILRHIAREEPLSSTVRTFRGLTRERLGQLLDEAATRLDPASKAEDRAVAGSPSSAAPAERPASSEPLGRVRVYSDGAARGNPGPAGAGAVVTDPDGQVLARLGRFLGTQTNNTAEYQGLLLGLRHAKSMGAREVDVYADSELLIRQLGGQYQVKSATLKPLFDEARKLLATFARVRLHHIPRAKNGEADEMSNRAIDERM from the coding sequence ATGCCTCCGCCGTCCATCGTCGACATCCTCCGTCACATCGCGCGCGAGGAGCCCCTTTCGTCGACGGTTCGCACCTTCCGCGGCTTGACGCGGGAGCGGCTGGGGCAGCTTCTCGACGAAGCCGCCACCCGTCTGGACCCTGCCTCGAAGGCCGAGGACCGGGCGGTGGCTGGCTCGCCCTCTTCCGCCGCCCCGGCGGAGCGCCCCGCCTCCTCGGAGCCCCTGGGTCGGGTGCGCGTCTATTCGGACGGCGCAGCCAGGGGCAATCCCGGGCCCGCCGGCGCGGGCGCGGTGGTGACGGACCCCGACGGCCAGGTGCTCGCGCGGTTGGGCCGCTTCCTCGGAACCCAGACGAACAACACCGCCGAGTACCAGGGCCTGCTCCTGGGACTGCGGCACGCGAAGTCGATGGGGGCCCGCGAGGTGGACGTCTACGCGGACAGCGAGCTGCTCATCCGCCAGCTCGGCGGGCAGTACCAGGTGAAGAGCGCCACGCTGAAGCCGCTGTTCGACGAGGCGAGGAAGCTGCTCGCCACCTTCGCCCGGGTGCGGCTGCACCACATCCCCCGCGCGAAGAACGGCGAGGCGGATGAGATGAGCAATCGCGCCATCGACGAACGCATGTAA